From the genome of Perca flavescens isolate YP-PL-M2 chromosome 12, PFLA_1.0, whole genome shotgun sequence, one region includes:
- the tmem236 gene encoding transmembrane protein 236 codes for MPSGKTVKLVLYEVLQLAALIVPIFVIMERFASLIHDVRERDLTAYWLVVAASIAYVTSVTLLVWVPLKYLILKRQRFISEITQWRPTALAYLILCTLPCFAILIASSKVQVDRGHRIDHFIELPVSLVLFSLICVDVIERIRHCRLVGQSGSLDSDFDMPGPVLTYLEQVTTVTGQLHPDEDHIGSTQGHPEARNGSTSGRWQDLAGSPSRSTLSSRAPGTAYLYSSSPRQRSYSGSLSFLLRRDGRSEVFVDSFLFWLDTVEMVRVAGEPTVFYSAWVFPVYILAFVSTLRMVITPHNPLLSSAGVALQDLPFFIIRVTLIVVFGYVTPVLYTLKNVLVSLTFIYFTLLTRLRIFRRQSMF; via the exons ATGCCCTCGGGGAAGACGGTTAAGCTCGTCCTGTATGAGGTTCTGCAGCTTGCGGCCCTTATCGTACCCATCTTTGTGATTATGGAGCGGTTTGCCAGCCTCATACATGATGTGAGAGAACGGGATCTAACAGCCTACTGGCTAGTGGTGGCAGCCTCTATTGCCTATGTGACTTCTGTGACCCTGCTGGTGTGGGTTCCTCTGAAATATCTCATTCTGAAGCGGCAGAGGTTTATCTCAGAGATCACACAGTG GAGACCAACAGCACTAGCGTATCTCATCCTGTGTACATTACCGTGCTTTGCTATTTTAATAGCCAGCTCCAAG GTGCAGGTGGACAGAGGACACAGAATCGACCATTTCATTGAGTTGCCTGTTTCCTTGGTACTTTTTTCCCTCATCTGTGTGGATGTCATAGAGAGGATTCGCCACTGCAGGCTCGTCGGACAAT CAGGCAGCCTGGATTCTGACTTTGACATGCCAGGCCCCGTCCTCACCTACCTGGAACAGGTGACCACCGTAACAGGCCAGCTGCATCCTGATGAAGACCACATTGGTTCAACCCAGGGCCACCCAGAGGCCAGGAATGGCAGCACCTCAGGCAGATGGCAGGACCTCGCTGGCTCACCCAGCCGCTCGACACTCAGCTCACGAGCACCCGGCACTGCCTACCTGTACTCCTCATCGCCACGCCAACGATCCTACTCGGGTTCTCTGAGCTTCCTGTTGAGGAGGGACGGAAGGTCAGAGGTGTTTGTGGATAGTTTTCTGTTCTGGCTCGACACTGTGGAGATGGTAAGAGTGGCAGGAGAGCCGACAGTCTTCTACTCGGCCTGGGTGTTTCCTGTCTACATCCTCGCCTTCGTGTCTACTCTCCGCATGGTCATCACTCCTCACAATCCGTTATTGTCTTCTGCTGGAGTTGCTCTGCAGGACCTTCCTTTCTTCATCATCCGGGTCACTCTGATTGTTGTGTTTGGTTATGTAACTCCTGTGTTGTACACATTGAAAAATGTGCTGGTGAGCCTGACTTTTATCTACTTTACATTGCTGACTAGGCTGAGGATTTTCAGAAGGCAGAGCATGTTTTGA